One Erysipelothrix amsterdamensis DNA window includes the following coding sequences:
- the murC gene encoding UDP-N-acetylmuramate--L-alanine ligase has protein sequence MSMKNKPIYFIGIKGTGMAALARICYKMGYEVMGSDIDRHFFTEDALRALNIPIVPFNKNNIKDNTVVIIGNAFLDDHEEVQAAKANPTVETYRYHEYLGKMMDSYRTIAVSGSHGKTTTTTLLRDMLSYSKETGYLIGDGRGDLQRDDEYFAVEACEFRRHFLAYKPKIAIMTNFEIDHVDYFKSVEDYLSAFKEFAKNVESLIVVWGDDPHYQDLSFDVETWSYGFGEGNKIRATELEKTTTHSIFDVEVDGKRIHRFNLPIVGDHMILDALAVIAVGLYEGIEPNDIEAGLQTFTGAKRRFVIETGKDNVYIDDYAHHPTEVRVTLEAARTRYPDRKIVGIFKPHRVGRVYYFADEFADALSLADEVCLCPFTSIDDAEEGIDIDITYLQDRIEGSHVVDLNDHDLDLLESFGPAVYVFMSSKDIYDLKDALKIRFND, from the coding sequence ATGAGCATGAAGAATAAACCAATTTATTTTATTGGTATTAAAGGGACCGGTATGGCAGCGTTAGCGCGTATCTGTTACAAAATGGGTTATGAAGTGATGGGTTCAGACATTGATCGTCATTTCTTTACAGAGGATGCGTTAAGAGCGTTAAACATTCCAATTGTCCCATTTAACAAAAACAATATTAAAGATAATACCGTTGTTATTATCGGGAATGCATTTTTAGATGATCATGAAGAAGTACAAGCAGCTAAGGCGAATCCGACAGTTGAAACGTATCGATATCATGAATATCTTGGGAAAATGATGGATTCGTACCGGACGATTGCGGTGAGTGGGTCCCATGGTAAAACAACGACTACAACACTTTTACGTGATATGTTAAGTTATTCAAAAGAAACGGGATACCTCATTGGTGATGGTCGTGGTGACTTGCAACGTGATGATGAATATTTTGCGGTAGAAGCATGTGAATTCCGTCGTCATTTCTTGGCATATAAACCTAAAATTGCGATTATGACGAATTTTGAGATTGATCATGTGGATTACTTTAAATCCGTTGAGGATTATTTATCTGCATTTAAAGAATTCGCAAAGAATGTGGAATCGTTAATTGTTGTCTGGGGTGATGATCCTCATTACCAAGACTTATCATTCGATGTGGAAACATGGTCTTATGGTTTTGGTGAAGGCAATAAAATTCGTGCAACAGAACTTGAGAAGACAACGACTCACAGTATTTTTGATGTTGAAGTAGATGGAAAACGTATTCACCGTTTTAATCTTCCAATCGTAGGGGATCATATGATTTTAGATGCACTTGCAGTGATTGCTGTGGGTCTATATGAAGGCATTGAACCCAATGATATTGAGGCAGGACTTCAAACCTTTACAGGCGCTAAACGTCGTTTTGTAATTGAAACGGGAAAAGATAATGTTTATATTGATGACTATGCACATCATCCAACTGAAGTTCGTGTAACACTTGAAGCGGCTCGAACCCGTTATCCAGATCGTAAAATCGTAGGGATCTTTAAGCCTCATCGTGTTGGACGTGTTTATTACTTTGCGGATGAATTCGCAGACGCACTCAGTCTTGCTGACGAAGTGTGTTTATGTCCTTTCACAAGTATTGATGATGCGGAAGAGGGGATTGACATTGATATCACCTATCTTCAAGATCGCATTGAAGGCAGTCATGTTGTGGATTTAAATGATCATGATTTAGACTTGCTTGAGTCCTTTGGACCAGCCGTTTATGTATTTATGAGTTCGAAAGATATTTATGATTTAAAAGATGCATTGAAAATACGTTTCAACGATTGA
- a CDS encoding LacI family DNA-binding transcriptional regulator, which produces MKRVTIYDVAKEAGVSLATVSRVINGLEIVREETRVKVETAIDKLGYKPNAIAQGLALQKTTTIALLVPEASFGYTGQIINGLIDVAKIYKYNIMLHTMTEGIVDIKDVIDDIIKSRVDGVIIYNDKLMENELAELNKYQFPIVIIGNKMSDKQISSVYVDIEKAVYELTMQKIQMDPKNRVAVIQDRKNDFTTNQMVSGVQRAYQELGIDDEGYIEIPVDYRRSYDYFLDHIESMNYNFLIANRDSQAISAMNAAHECNMNIPEDLEIVCLIDTKYNSMVRPRLSSFAIPSYDLGAVAMRVLTKMLNEDEVEDKEIELSYLYTPRQSTKN; this is translated from the coding sequence ATGAAACGTGTAACGATTTATGATGTAGCGAAAGAAGCTGGGGTATCACTCGCTACTGTATCACGTGTAATTAATGGTCTCGAAATTGTTCGTGAAGAAACACGTGTTAAAGTAGAAACTGCAATTGACAAATTAGGATATAAACCAAATGCTATTGCTCAAGGCCTTGCTCTACAAAAAACTACGACAATTGCGTTACTCGTACCTGAAGCAAGTTTTGGCTATACCGGTCAAATTATTAATGGTTTGATTGATGTCGCAAAGATTTATAAATACAATATTATGCTTCACACAATGACTGAAGGTATCGTAGACATTAAAGATGTTATTGATGATATCATTAAATCACGTGTGGACGGTGTAATTATCTATAACGATAAGCTCATGGAAAATGAATTGGCAGAATTGAATAAATATCAATTCCCAATTGTAATTATCGGTAATAAAATGTCTGATAAGCAAATTTCATCCGTTTACGTTGATATTGAAAAAGCAGTTTATGAATTGACGATGCAAAAAATTCAAATGGATCCTAAAAACCGTGTTGCTGTAATTCAAGACCGCAAAAATGATTTCACAACAAATCAAATGGTTTCAGGTGTTCAACGTGCATATCAAGAATTAGGTATTGATGATGAAGGGTATATTGAAATCCCAGTAGATTACCGTCGTTCTTATGATTATTTCTTAGATCATATTGAATCAATGAATTACAATTTCTTAATTGCAAACCGCGATTCTCAAGCGATTTCCGCAATGAATGCGGCGCATGAGTGTAATATGAATATTCCAGAAGATTTGGAAATTGTATGTTTAATTGATACGAAGTATAACTCAATGGTGCGTCCACGCTTATCAAGTTTCGCAATTCCATCCTATGATCTGGGTGCAGTTGCAATGCGTGTTCTTACAAAAATGCTTAATGAAGATGAAGTTGAAGATAAAGAAATTGAACTTAGTTATCTTTATACACCACGTCAATCCACAAAAAACTAA